From the Prochlorococcus sp. MIT 1223 genome, the window ACCCACCATTTCAGCAAGATCAATCTTATTTATAACTAACAAATCAGAACGAGTTATTCCTGGTCCACCTTTCCTTGGAATTTTGTCTCCAGCAGCAACATCAATGATATAAACACATATATCTACCAACTCAGGGCTAAAGCTGGCGGCAAGATTATCTCCACCGCTTTCTACAAATACTAAATCTAAATTTGAAAACCTTTGTTCTAACTCTTCAACCGCAATGCGATTTATAGAACAATCTTCCCTTATCGCTGTATGTGGACATCCTCCAGTTTCAACTCCTTTAATACGTTCAGGTGCTAAAGCCTTTGAATTAGTTAAAAATTTTGCATCTTCTTGCGTATAAATGTCATTTGTTACTACTGCGATTTCTAATTGATCTTTAAGGTTTTCACATAGTTTTTGAATAATAGCTGTTTTACCAGAACCAACTGGGCCAGCAATTCCTACTCTTAATTTACTTTCCATTAGCTTCTAAATAATCTTGAATAAAGTTCTACATGCGATTGTTGGGCCATGATTGCACCAACATCGCTAATCCAAATTTCTTTTGGATTTTGCTGTGATAAGTAATTTGCTTGAGACTTAATAATTAATAGAGATTTTTTTTGAAGTTTTTGAGCTTTTGTTGGCCCTAATGACAATAACCTTAATGCTGCACTTAATTGATTAGCTACCCAACTATATAAAAATCCCTCCACTAAATCAATTGGGGGGATATTCCAACATACTCCAGCCCAAGACCAAGCTATCGGCCATATGAACTTCTTTTCATTGTCAGGAAGAGGGTGATCTAGATCAATGAGAAGCTGTAATAAAGATTCACCCATTTGTGTTTGTTGAGATCTAATATCTGGAGAATCTCTTAATGAACTAAGCCAAGAATTCCACTCTTCAATAACAAATTTATGTTGGATATCTCGATTATTCTTCCAATTAACTAAATCTTTCATTATATAAGAAATTGAGCTTGCCTCAATTGTTATCTGACCTCTAGAAAGCTCACTTTCAATCCAATTAAAAAGAGTTGTCTCGTTATTTACTTTTTTATTTTGAACAAGCCACTCCAATCCTTCTGAGTAACTAAAAGCACCAACTGGTAATGATGGACTTAATAATTGTAAAAACTCAAGTTGCATTAATTGATTTTATCAAGAATTTTATGTATAAGCACCAATCTCGGGAGAGAAAGCAACTTGAGCAAATTCTATTTCGAATCCTTGTTGTTCTAACATTTTTCTCATGACTACATCGTTTAGTAAATATATATCTCTCTCATGAAACTCTATCTCAACATGTCTATTACCTAAATGATATGCAGCTTTTAATAATTTCAATCTATTGTCTGAACTTACTTTGATTAAATCCTCTTTAGCGGCCTCGATGGTTACATAAAATAATGAATCTTCACTTTTTAAAACCTCTCCAGGAATCAACCTGCCGCCGCCTCGAGGTAAATTTAAAATAACCTCAATTCCATTTAAGGTGGATCGCTTCCCTCGTAGTTGGCCCCTCTCTTTCGCAGATAAAGATAGTATCAGACAATTTTCGTTGGCCTGTGTACTTGTTCTCTCTGTGAGATAGATTAATGTCTCTGACACATTTCAATTAGTTGTGGATTTAGATTTTAACGGTTATATCTACAAGATTAGAGAATTCTTATTTCCTCAATATTTTTCTAATTTAAATGATACAACGAATAAATGACTTCTAAATGGCATGGAACTTGTGATCTAAGACTTTTTAAGAAGCCAGGATCCAGAGACATTGACAATTTAATAACTATCCATCAAGCCAAGTGCAAAGCTCCTCTAAAAATAATGAAAGTGTTCAACAACAAAGAGGATGGGAGGTGTGAAGTTCCCATCCTTCACAGTGCAGGAGGGATTGTGGGAGGTGACCAACTAACGATAAATGTAAATGCTGAAGAAAATAGTAGTGCAATATGTTCTTCAGTTGCAGCTCAAAAAGTTTATGGAAGTAGAGGTAGATCAAAATTGAATCCAGAAGGGATCTGGTCAAATCAAAATTGTTTTTTTAATATTGAAAAAAATGCTGACTTTGAATGGATGCCTCAAGAACTAATTATTTATGAAGGGGGGCTTTTTGAACAGAATATGACTGTTAAGTTGGATAACTCATCAAGTTTCCTATGTGTTGATTTGGTTCGCTTAGGACGAACTGCGATAGGAGAAAAACTTGGATCTGGAGTATGGAGGTCCTCTTTAGAGATCTTTAGAGAGAGTAGCAAGGGGAAGCAATATGAATTCAGTGACCGACTAGAACTTTCCGGTAATGCGCTTGAATCAATTCATGGTTTAGATGATCAGCCAGTATTTGGATCGTTAACATGGGTAACACCCAAAAGTACAAACAAACAAGCCTTATCAAAATTATTAGAAGAATGTCGTCAACGAAGAGAAGGGCTTGAAGGATTCATGACTTGCAGCCTGCTTGATAATGGTATTTCAGCAAGGTATAGAGGTACATCAACGCAATCAGCTCGATTTTGGTTTTATAGAATTTGGAGTCTTACACGAGTTATAAGGAAATCTACTATTCCTGATTATATGAGGATTTGGCCTATGCAAGAGAATGCATTAACAGATACAGATTGTCCATGATGAACTTTTCGGGAATTGAATCCCAGTAAAATGATTTTGTAATAATTAAAAAATGTACTTAAGTCCTCAAGAGAAAGACAAATTACTTGTGGTTACGGCTGCTCTTCTTGCAGAGCGAAGATTGAAAAGGGGACTTAAATTAAATCATCCAGAAGCTGTTGCTTGGCTTAGCTTTCAAGTACTTGAAGGTGCAAGAGATGGAAAAAATGTCTCAACTTTAATGACTGAGGGGACAACATGGCTCACAAAAGAACAAGTTATGGAGGGTGTACCCGAGCTAATCGATGAAGTCCAAATAGAAGCCGTTTTCCCAGATGGAACAAAACTGGTAACACTTCACAATCCAATTAGTTAATTAAAATCATGTCAAATGTAATCCCTGGAGAACTTATTCCCGAAGATGGTTTCATCGAATTAAATCAAGGTAGAGACGTCACAACTCTTAAAGTCGCTAATATTTCCGATCGACCAATTCAAGTAGGTTCTCATTATCATTTCTTTGAATCTAATAACGGCCTGGAATTTGATCGTCAACGATCTATTGGTATGCGGTTAGACATCCCAGCTGGTACTGCTATTAGGTTTGAGCCAGGTGATCAGAGAGAGGTTGATCTTGTGCCTTACGCAGGAGACCGTAAGGTCTTTGGCTTCAACGGACTTATAAACGATTCACTACATTAATTAAATGCCTTTCAAAATCTCACGTCAAGCTTATGCCGAGACTTATGGCCCTACAAAAGGTGATCGTATTAGACTTGCTGATACAGACTTGATTCTCGAAGTTGAACAAGATCATACTCACTATGGAGACGAAGTTAAATTTGGTGGAGGCAAAGTTATTCGTGATGGGATGGGACAATCACAACAAACTAGAGATAATGGAGTTGTAGATACAGTTATTACCAATGCACTTATTCTTGATTGGTGGGGAATTGTTAAAGCTGATATTGGTATTAAAGACGGAAAAATTTCAGGTATCGGAAAAGCTGGGAATCCAGATACTCAAGAAGGTGTCAATATTATTGTAGGAGCTAGTACAGAAGCAATAGCAGGAGAAGGAAATATTATTACTGCAGGAGCTATTGATAGTCATATTCATTTTATTTGTCCACAACAAATAGAAACTGCTTTAGCTAGTGGGGTTACCACAATGCTCGGAGGAGGGACAGGTCCAGCAACAGGCACCAATGCAACGACATGTACACCAGGAGCATTTCATATCTCAAGAATGCTGCAATCAGCGGAGGGATTTCCTGTTAATTTGGGATTTTTTGGAAAAGGTAATGCAACGAATAAATCAGCATTAGAAGAACAAGTGAGAGCGGGTGCTTGTGGATTAAAGCTTCATGAGGACTGGGGAACGACACCGGCTTGTATTGATTCTTGCCTAAGTGTTGCGGATCAGTTAGATGTTCAAGTTTGTATTCATACAGATACTTTAAATGAGGCTGGTTTTGTTGAAGATACGATTCGGGCAATAAAAGGAAGAACAATTCATACCTTCCATACAGAAGGAGCTGGAGGTGGTCATGCTCCTGACATTATCAAGATTTGTGGAGAATCTAATGTTATTCCAAGTAGTACAAATCCGACTAGACCTTTCACTCTAAATACTCTTGAAGAGCATTTAGATATGTTGATGGTTTGCCATCACTTGGATCCCAAAATTCCTGAGGATGTTGCATTTGCAGAGTCCAGAATACGTAGAGAGACTATTGCTGCTGAGGACATACTCCACGATTTAGGAGCTTTTTCTATTATTGCTAGTGACTCTCAAGCTATGGGAAGAGTTGGAGAAGTTATTAGTAGAACTTTTCAAACTGCTCATAAAATGAAAGTTCAAAGAGGTGCTTTACCAGAAGATAATGGCAGAAATGATAATCATCGTATTAAAAGGTACATCTCAAAGGTGACCGTTAACCCTGCAATAGCGCATGGAATTAGTAGTCATGTTGGTTCTGTTGAAGTTGGAAAACTTGCTGACTTAGTACTTTGGAAACCAGGCTTTTTCGGAATAAAACCAGATTTGGTAATTAAAGGGGGATCTATTGTATGGGCACAAATGGGCGATGCTAATGCCTCAATACCAACACCTCAACCTGTACATGGCCGACCAATGTTTTCAGCATTTGGGAAAGCTATAAATTCTAGTTGCCTCACTTTCTTAAGTGAAACTGCTATCAATGCAGGTGTACCAGAACAACTTAAATTAGAACGATCTTATGCTGCTGTGAAAAACACAAGAGAGATATCCAAACAATCAATGAAACTCAATAATGCAAGGCCAAAAATAGAAGTTGACCCTCAAACTTATGAAGTTTTTGCAAATGGTGAACTTTTAACTTGTGAACCAGCTGAATCTTTACCTCTTGCACAGAGATATCTATTACTTTAATTGTTAATAGAAAAAATATTCAAAGATTCTTTTTAAAATCACTATTTTGTTCTATCGACCTTTCTCTTGCATTTTTAAAAGCATTGTGAGTAGTCGTCTTTGATGAATAAGGATAATTCCTAAAATAAAGAGAAATAAGTAAGAGAAAGTTTGGGTAAAGTTTGGGTAAATTTCTATGTTTCGCTGAGAACGTAGTCTTAGCTTGAAATGAGTGTTTTCATTAGCCAGTAGTTAATTTCTTTAGACATGTTTGTATCAGAGGGATATCGTGAAAATTAAGAAGTTTGAACAGAGTTTGAACAGACTCCTTTTACCCTCTACATGTGGTCATGCTTGAGTCTGTATCGCCAGCCTTCCAGATACAACGTACATAAATGGGATTGTCCAAAGTTCCCTTTCCACCAAATCCAGCCATGGCGACCATTGGGATACTAAAGATTGACAATGCAAGTAAGGAAGTGGCTGCAGGCTGAGCAAGTCTTAGGAGAGTTTCTTTGTCCATAGCCCAATAGTTTTTTAATTACTATAAATATAGTTAAATCGCTAGATTCATTAGCCCACAGATATTTGGCTCGCTCTCCATTAGCCAGTAGTTAATTTCAGTCATAGTCTGTAATCTTAGCGATACTTGATGGTTGGAATGGAGTTGGAATGAAACCTCATTCTTCCATCTCTTTTCTTTACTCTATCTAATTTGGAGTAGGTGGTCAGCGAAATCGATTAGTCCGTTCTGTCTTCATTCTGCTAGGAGGTAGGGGTAGTCAAACAGCCATGCATTATCCATACTTGAAAACAATAATGATAATCATTTTAATTTAGGGTGTATATTCTTATACAAAGGGTTTTGAAGGAGTATGGGGCAGGCTTGGTTAATTTCAGGATCGCCAGGATGCGGGAAAACTCATTGGATTCTTAATACGTTTAAGAATCACAAAGGTTCTTGTGCCTATATTCGTCTAAATGGATATTCAGATATTGATTTAGAACAAGTAAAATTTTCAAAAATTGACTCTGCTTTTCTAAAAGACCATCTTCCACATTTAATAGATGTATCCAACTCAAATAAATCATCCATTTCAATTAGAGAGAATACTCTTCTATTGATCGAACTTCCGCAGTTCAAGCTTCCTAGCCAAAATGGAGTTTCGGGAATAGATCCACGTGTATTACATGAGCTTGAAATATTAAAACTACAACCAAATAGATATCTTCATTTTGGTCGTGATATTGAATTGCCAACAAAAGACACACTAGATTTTAAAAAAATTGAATCCAGCAACTTAAATCTTCAAGGATGTATCTGGGATCCTCCTAGTCTCAATACTTTTTGGTTTGAACTAGTCAATGGAGCTTATGGAGATGTCTACAGAGCAAAAGCATTAATGAACTTGCCTGATGGACGATGTATGTTTTTCAATTGGATTGTTAGCCAACAAGGATCTCAATATCTACCATTAAATGGAGTTGCTCCCCTCACTGGGAGACCCGAACGACATTCTGAAATTGTTATTCAGGGAAAGAATCTTGACTTTGCCTTAATTCAATCGACAATCAATCATTGTCTTCTGGATGACTCAGTTCTGGCATACCATCAAGCTTCTCTTAGAAGTTCAGAACTACAACCTATAGGTTAAAAATAGATCTATGAATCAAGCTGTTATTTCATGTTTACATGCAAATCTCCCAGCATTAGAGGCTGTCTTGAATGACATTGAATATCTTGGGATTCAAAATATCACCTGCCTAGGAGATCTGGTTGGATATGGCCCCCAACCCAACGAAGTTGTTGAGTTAATTAGAGAAAAAGGTATTCAAACGTGTCAAGGTTGTTGGGATGAAGATATCATTGACGGATTAGATGCTTGTGATTGTAGTTATCCATCCCAGCTTGCGGAGAAGCGTGGTCATTTTGCACATCAATGGACTACAGATAAATTAACTAACGAAAATAAAGAGTTCCTAGCAAGTCTTCCTACGTCAATACGAAAAGATAAATGTCTTTTTGTTCATGGCAGTCCTAATAGTCAACATGAGTATCTCCTCCCTGATATGGATGCATTCGCAGCTCTAGAAAGAGTTGAAATGTCTGGAGCAGAAACATTGTTTTGTGGCCATACCCATCAGCCATATATTCGTGAGTTGACAAATGGCTCAATTTCTTTTCGTATACAAAATGCCTCATCTAAAGGTATTCAAGAACAACAAGGAATGGATTTACCAATGAGAAGAATAGTTAATGCAGGCTCAGTTGGTGAGCCTAGGCATGGGGGCATTAAAGCTACGTATGTGGTTTATAACGACAATACCTGTGAAGTAGAAATTAGAGAAGTTTCATATGATATTGAACGTACATGTAAGTCAATCATAGACTCAGGTCTCCCTCCTATTTTTGCATGGCGTTTAATAAATGGCTTTGAATTTGCGGAACAAGCTGAAGATGCCAGCCACGTTTGTGAAAGATGATAGAACGTTGGGCACTTGTAAGTGGTCTCAAGGGAGACCTTGAAACTTATGAACTTATTCAAAGAGATTTAAGGAAGATTCCAGGGGATAAAGCTTTATTTGTCTTAGGAGATATGATTGGTCCAGATAGAAATTGTAATCGACTTTTAAATAGGTTAATAAATCCTATTAGTAGTGATTTAAAACCTCAATGTATATATGGTTGGTGGGAAGAGCAATTACTTGCGGAAAGTGGTTATCGTGGAAATCAAAAAGCTGAAGCTTTAAGAATTAACGGAGGGGAACAAGTTGTTAACTCGCTTTTGAGTGCGGTCGATCAAGCATATCTCAGTTGGTTGGCATCACTTGAATTTGGATTTGTTGAACTTGATTGTGGATTGATTCATGGTAGTTCAAGAGATGTAGGTGATGAGTTATCAATGACTACTCCCCCCTTAACATTTCTTGATAGACTTACCCGTCTGAATGTGAATAGATTATTTACTGCAAGAAGTACTCATCAATTTTATTGGGAATTAACAGAGGCAATTGTTGAATCAGATGTAATGGATTTAAGTGGAAATCGTAAGCAGCAGCAGAAAATTCCCAAAAAAATAGTAATCGGAATTGGTGCCGGAAAAAATTACACTCTTTATGATGTAGGGAGTGATAATACTCAATTTTTACAAGCAGGGTATCAATCTAAAAAAGGAGTTAAAGGCTTTGCTTGATCTTTATAAGGTTCGAATAGATTTTGATCAAAAGCTGAAATCCATTGTTATCAAAGCAGGCTCACACTTCATAAGCCAGTAGTTAATTTCAGTCATAGTCTGTAATCTTAGCGATACTCGATGGTTGGAATGGAGTTGGAATGAAACCTCATTCTTCCATCTCTTTTCTTTACTCTATTCGCAGGGCTTTTTGTTTTTAGACGCGCATAAAATCAGACAGCTAAATTTAACGTAAATAATATAAAAATGATAATCATTCCTATTTTAAGCAACCATGAAAGTAGCCTATGTCTTTCGATCTGACATGGCCTCAACTTTTCAGTTGGCCACGATGATTCTTCCTCAACTAGAAGGTGGATTTCACGGAGTTGAAGTAGTTGGAATGTTCTTCTTCGATGACAATACTTGCTGTATGAGAAAGGGAGATCCAATTGGCGAACGTGTTTCAAAGATTGCGAAGGAAAAAGGAATGTTGCTAATGCTTTGTGATCAATGTGCTGTGAGAAGAAATCTAGCCGAAGGAACTTTTGAGCAATGTGGGACAGGAGAAGTTGAGCCAAAAGATACAGTAGAGGGGGTTCAAGTAGGTTGCTTCCCGCAGTTATATAAAGCGTTAAGTGGAAATATGCCTGACCAAGTAATAACTTTATAAATCACGCTGGTGACCGATTATTTAGTGCGAAAAACAGTCAGAATACTTTGGGAGTACTAGGTCGCTTAAATGTTAAAAGATGCCTTATCAATTTATATCACTAGTTTGAAATTCATGGGCGATTTCTATGTCTTCAAGATCTTCTCTTGTTAATTCATAGCTTGATCCTTCTCTTTTCAATTTTTCTTCTACCCAGACAATACATTCGTCAAGATTTGGGTAGAAAGGCTTCTTACTGACGATCCAGTCTTGAAGCTGGTTTGATTCATACCAGGTGAATTTAGATTCCATCAACTAAATGCTTTGCTCAGAATTATGCTAATAACTTTAAACGAAAATGGTTATCGTTATCACTTTGTGTATAATTGGGTTTTGACTCCTTTCTCTAAGAAGAATCATGAAAGTCAGATCCTCAGTTAAAAAAATTGATCCAGACGACCAAATCGTTAAAAGGAGAGGCAGGCTGTACGTAATTAACAAGAAAAAACCACGTAACAAGCAACGTCAGGGTTGATTCTTTCTTGAAATTGTCGGCCAAAAGTAGAGACAAATAAGTTAAAGAAAGTTCGAATAAAGTTCGAATAAATTTACCTCAAAAAGAGAGATCCCTTGGTATCGCTCAAAGCTCACTCTTCATTAGCCAGTAGTTAGGTTCTTGTTGTGCCATGGGATCTCAGCGATATTGCGATGTGTGGATTGTGAGACTATTTAATTAACACATCCAGAGTTCTTTAGTGAAGGAAGCTGAAGGCTGCTCAACCATGAGCAGAGGATAAATAAGCTGGAACACCACAAACAAATCTGCATGCCTAAATAAGGAGTATCTCCCAGTACAAACAAAACTCCTGAAAGAAGCGTCCCAAGAAGCCTGCCTGCCGCATTTGCCATGTAATAGAAGCCAACGTTGAGGCTTACATTCTCAACATCTGTATAAGCCAAAACCATGAATGAATGGATAGAAGAATTCATTGCGAAAACTATTCCGAACGCAATTAAACCAGCAGTAATGGCAATGCTTGGATCATTCTGTCTCCATAATGCAATGGCTATTAGTCCAGGTATCCCCATCAGCAAAGCACTCCAGAACTGAACCGTTGAAACTCCTGGGCTCGACTTCTTCCCCCAAAGATTTCTTAAAGTTGGGACCAATGCTTGTACAAAACCGTAGCCAATAATCCATAGGCCTAGGAAAGCTCCAATCTCAGAGAAGTTCCAATTAAGTGATGTCTCGAGGAAAACAGGTAATGCGACTACGAACCACACATCTCTAGCTCCGAAGAGAAAGAAACGTGCAGTCGAGAGAGTGTTAATTCCTTTTGATTTTGAGAAAAGGTCCTTAAATATTGGTTTTTCCTTCATCCGTCCAATATCACCCGGCAAGATCAATGTCATAAGAAATGACAACGCCAAGCCAATCGCCATTACCCCAACCGCTTTATTAAAACCAAAGCCAGTTAGTAATGCTCCACCTAGGAAAAACCCAACACCCTTTAGTGCATTCTTTGATCCTGTTAAAACAGCAACCCATTTGAACAACTTCCTTTTCCCTTTTTGTTCTTCTTCAGGGGTTTCAGGTACGACTGTTTTGATAGCACTCTTTGCACTCATTTTGTTGAGGTCTTTAGCAATACCACTAATTGCTTGCGCAACCATGACATAACTAACGCTTAGAAATTTCGGCCAACTTGCAGCAACAGGAACCAGCATCAAAAGAGCACTGATTTGAAGAAGTGTGCCTGCCCAGAGAGTTAGTCGTAGGCCATATCGAGCACCAATCCAGCCGCCATAGAGATTAGTAATGACCCCAAAGAACTCATAAAACAAAAAAAGAAATGCAATCTCTAAAGCTGTATAGCCAAGTTGATGAAAATGAAAAACCACCAACATGCGAAGTGCGCCATCTGTCAGAGTGAACGCCCAATAATTTGTAGTAACGATCCCGTATTGCTGAAGAGATGATAATTTCATTATTCAAGTGCTTGCTATTACTCAAGGCTCACACTTCATTAGCCAGTAGTTACATTCCTGTTGTGCCATAGGATCTCAGCTTTTAATTGTGATACTTAGAGGTTGTTCTCGGTGTTGAAACCTAAGAATTGCCTGCATTCTCTTTTCTATTCTTACTCAAATCGAAGAGACTTTCAAAAACAGCTAGAAAGGGGAATAGAAAAGCCTTGCTTTTTCTTGGTATAGGTTTTGGCGAGTATATAAAAACCGTAAAGCTCAAGGCTTAGATGAGGAGTGATTAATAACTTGTCAAAACAGAGGAAGTTCGAATAAGACTATGAAGTATGTCTAATTTTCATCCTTTTCTTCTAAGACTTTAGGTATCTTTGAATGGTTCAAAAGACCTTCATATGGGTCTAAGTATTCGGAATATAAGATCTCTTCGTAAAGATGAGGACTTTTCCCATGAATGTCTTGATTGTCATCCATTGTTTAAAGAGATTTCTTAAGGATTGATTGATTGACTTTTAGGTAAGGCTGAAAAGTATTCATTTGAAAGGTAATTGCAGATGGCTTGGCTTCTTTAAATTTTCTAATAATTGCTTTTCTTATTGAATTTTGCTTCTTCAGACTTATAGCTTCCATGGTGTTACTTTTAGGTTGAAATAAATATAATAATCTATTTTTTTGAAGATGTATCTAATGCAACAAAATTATATTATGGAAAGTATTTGTCCTTAAAGACTGACATCTTTGTGATGAATTATGTAGGGAGAGATACTAAATAGGATATTCATATTTGGATTTTTTCGCTGTTAATAAACAAGAGCATCAATAGCTACAGATATGTTCTCTGTAACTTTGTTAACTTAATTAGTGTTTAAGACTTATTAGCTTAGAACCATGTCTTTCTCTAATCTTAGAAAAGCTGAAATCTTTAATGGCAGATTGGCTATGATTGGAGTTTCTATATTAACTTTGACATCTTTCCTATAGCTTTATTTATTAAATATTTTTCTTCAAGTTGAGTGCTTAAGCTAATGCTATACGAACCAGGAACTAGAGAGTGCCATGCTTTAATCGAATCAAAGAATCGAATTGAAAGGATTATTTTTGACTTAAATGGGATTGAAAATATTGATCATATTAGTGCTCAATTGTTAGCTATTTATAATCAGTTAGAAGGTATACATCAATTATATAGAAGTAAGAGGAAGTTCGAATAAAGTTCGAATAAATTTTCCTCAAAAAGAGAGATCCCTTGGTATCGCTCAAAGCTCACTCTTCATTAGCCAGTAGTTAACTTCAGTCATATCAAGGGATCTCAGCGAAAATTGTTGCTAGTATGAGCCTTCCTGGAGTGTTTTACTCAAGCGGAAAGCCTACAGTGATTTTAATTGTAAGAATAGATAGATATAACTATTTCAGCCTTGAAGATTTTTAGATTAAAAAAAGGTGCATTGCTCGCTGGCGTTTGTAGTGGTCTTGGGGGGGCATTGGGCGGTAATGCTTATCTCTGGAGAATTGGTTTTGTTATTGGGACTGTAATTTTCCCTTTGTCGTTAGTGATCTATGCTTTGTTGGCCATTTTTCTCCCTATTAAAAGTATTAAGGATGATGGTGGCTTAGTTGAATTATCTGATATTGATTTACCTGAAATAGATCAAAGCCTTGCTAGAAAGGAACGTTGGGAAATAATCAAGAAGTCAGGGATCCCTTTAGGTAGCGGGTCAGATTTATATAAAGGTTCTATTACACCTTCTGACTCGATGTTGGCAGATTGGGAAAGACTTATTTTGTTAAGAGGAGCGCAGAATGATCAGGTTGAATATAAAAGTGTTAGTTCAACTGAATATCTACAAAAGTATAGTGGGAAAACTTGGGGTGAGATTCTTGGTGAATTAACTGGGGGAGCAACTCTTCTTGATGGCAAGCAAACTTGGCAAATAATCGACGACAAAGAGGCGAAGCAAGACTTAGGGAAAATGCTTGCTTGCTGTCAGGCAGAGTTGGCGGGAATGTATGCGACTGGAAACGTTCCTGCTCCAGCTTATTTTGAGAGAGCAGCAATACTTTTTAGAAAAGACAAGTTATATGAAAAAGAAATTCAGGTTTGTGAGTTTTATATCGATTTAATTACTCAATATTGTGAAATATCTAAAAAGCTTGGATGTTCAAAAGGAATTAGAAACTGGGATCGAGCGAGAGAAGGATATGTTGACAAGTTTCGTGTTCGTATAGATAAATCTAGAGTTCTGCTTGAAAAGCAAAGTCAGAAAAAGCTTCAGCCAAAAACAACTAATTCTAAAAAAAAGAAACTAAATCAATCTAAAACTCAATCTTCCATAGAAATAATCACTCCTCCAAAAAATTGGCAGATCAATTTAACTTCTGGAGAGTTAATACTAGATGGAGATTGGCAATTTATTCTTGAGGCAAAATCAGAGAAAGATTACGAGATCTATATTTATGAGGTTAAAGACTTCCCCAGACTTTTGAAGATTGGCATCGCAAAAGATTCTTTAAAAAGGAAAGAGTCCTATTACGGTGAATTACTTTGGAGAAAAACAATGATTAGACGCAATGCAACTTTAGTTGAATACCTATTTATGCATGCTACTTATCACTTGGCTCATAAGTCTCCTCCTAAATGGAATGTAGGGAACTTCCAAGAAGATAATGCGCTGGAAGAATTAACGGATTTCTACTCAAAGGTGGGTATGCAGGCAAAAGGTATAACAGAAGTCCGAAAG encodes:
- the ureG gene encoding urease accessory protein UreG yields the protein MESKLRVGIAGPVGSGKTAIIQKLCENLKDQLEIAVVTNDIYTQEDAKFLTNSKALAPERIKGVETGGCPHTAIREDCSINRIAVEELEQRFSNLDLVFVESGGDNLAASFSPELVDICVYIIDVAAGDKIPRKGGPGITRSDLLVINKIDLAEMVGASLKVMERDTLLMRGDLPWCFTNTKTGEGINRIEDFLCNQIPLST
- a CDS encoding urease accessory protein UreF; translated protein: MQLEFLQLLSPSLPVGAFSYSEGLEWLVQNKKVNNETTLFNWIESELSRGQITIEASSISYIMKDLVNWKNNRDIQHKFVIEEWNSWLSSLRDSPDIRSQQTQMGESLLQLLIDLDHPLPDNEKKFIWPIAWSWAGVCWNIPPIDLVEGFLYSWVANQLSAALRLLSLGPTKAQKLQKKSLLIIKSQANYLSQQNPKEIWISDVGAIMAQQSHVELYSRLFRS
- a CDS encoding urease accessory protein UreE, translating into MSETLIYLTERTSTQANENCLILSLSAKERGQLRGKRSTLNGIEVILNLPRGGGRLIPGEVLKSEDSLFYVTIEAAKEDLIKVSSDNRLKLLKAAYHLGNRHVEIEFHERDIYLLNDVVMRKMLEQQGFEIEFAQVAFSPEIGAYT
- a CDS encoding urease accessory protein UreD, which translates into the protein MTSKWHGTCDLRLFKKPGSRDIDNLITIHQAKCKAPLKIMKVFNNKEDGRCEVPILHSAGGIVGGDQLTINVNAEENSSAICSSVAAQKVYGSRGRSKLNPEGIWSNQNCFFNIEKNADFEWMPQELIIYEGGLFEQNMTVKLDNSSSFLCVDLVRLGRTAIGEKLGSGVWRSSLEIFRESSKGKQYEFSDRLELSGNALESIHGLDDQPVFGSLTWVTPKSTNKQALSKLLEECRQRREGLEGFMTCSLLDNGISARYRGTSTQSARFWFYRIWSLTRVIRKSTIPDYMRIWPMQENALTDTDCP
- a CDS encoding urease subunit gamma → MYLSPQEKDKLLVVTAALLAERRLKRGLKLNHPEAVAWLSFQVLEGARDGKNVSTLMTEGTTWLTKEQVMEGVPELIDEVQIEAVFPDGTKLVTLHNPIS
- a CDS encoding urease subunit beta, yielding MSNVIPGELIPEDGFIELNQGRDVTTLKVANISDRPIQVGSHYHFFESNNGLEFDRQRSIGMRLDIPAGTAIRFEPGDQREVDLVPYAGDRKVFGFNGLINDSLH
- the ureC gene encoding urease subunit alpha, producing MPFKISRQAYAETYGPTKGDRIRLADTDLILEVEQDHTHYGDEVKFGGGKVIRDGMGQSQQTRDNGVVDTVITNALILDWWGIVKADIGIKDGKISGIGKAGNPDTQEGVNIIVGASTEAIAGEGNIITAGAIDSHIHFICPQQIETALASGVTTMLGGGTGPATGTNATTCTPGAFHISRMLQSAEGFPVNLGFFGKGNATNKSALEEQVRAGACGLKLHEDWGTTPACIDSCLSVADQLDVQVCIHTDTLNEAGFVEDTIRAIKGRTIHTFHTEGAGGGHAPDIIKICGESNVIPSSTNPTRPFTLNTLEEHLDMLMVCHHLDPKIPEDVAFAESRIRRETIAAEDILHDLGAFSIIASDSQAMGRVGEVISRTFQTAHKMKVQRGALPEDNGRNDNHRIKRYISKVTVNPAIAHGISSHVGSVEVGKLADLVLWKPGFFGIKPDLVIKGGSIVWAQMGDANASIPTPQPVHGRPMFSAFGKAINSSCLTFLSETAINAGVPEQLKLERSYAAVKNTREISKQSMKLNNARPKIEVDPQTYEVFANGELLTCEPAESLPLAQRYLLL
- a CDS encoding GTP-binding protein; the protein is MGQAWLISGSPGCGKTHWILNTFKNHKGSCAYIRLNGYSDIDLEQVKFSKIDSAFLKDHLPHLIDVSNSNKSSISIRENTLLLIELPQFKLPSQNGVSGIDPRVLHELEILKLQPNRYLHFGRDIELPTKDTLDFKKIESSNLNLQGCIWDPPSLNTFWFELVNGAYGDVYRAKALMNLPDGRCMFFNWIVSQQGSQYLPLNGVAPLTGRPERHSEIVIQGKNLDFALIQSTINHCLLDDSVLAYHQASLRSSELQPIG